GCTCACTATATCATGGTTTTCGGGTGTACCCTGGATTATATCCTTATACTGTAGCAGCCATGCGGGCGATAATTGGCCCTGACAGTCTAGAATTTTTTCACATCATTGCTTTGCGTTTTTTGTCACTAATAATTTCGTGTTTCGCTTTGCTTCTGACTCTATGGCTATTTTCGCGGATTAAGTATGGTTTATGGGCTGCCTTAATCTTATCATTTTGGATGGCGTGGCATCCTGAAACTATACTCTGGGCGTCGCGAATTCATCCTGATGCTTTATTGTTGTTATTTAATCAGGCGTCATTAGCGTTTCTTATGCTTGGCGCTGAGCGTCGTGATGATAAATATATTAAGATAGCTGCGTTGCTGGCGGGTTTTTCGGCGGGAACTAAGCTTTTTGGATTTTTTATTATTGTGGCCATGAGCATATGGTTAATTTTTATTTATTGGCATAACCGTCGTCACCTGATTAGGCTGCTTTTAATTACTAGTGCACTTTTTCTCGCGGCTTTTCTAGTGGTGAATCCCTATTTATTTGTTGATGCAGCAAAAGTAATTACCGGCTTATTGTCGCAACATAAACGTAATATCCACGGTACTTCTTCATTGTGGCAATGGTGGCCGCTGCTTTGGGGGAGTCGAGGTTTTGGCATCGTTGGCGCATTTTTGGTGCTATTCGGAATTGTCGACGGCATCTGGAAAAAAGACCGTACCACCATTCCCGTTTTAATATTTGTTGCGGTTTATTCTAGCTATCTCTTTGGCGCAGTTCGTATTGATGTCTCTCGTTATGCGATACCTATGATGTGGCCGCTTATTTTTTTAGGTTTACGAAGTATGGTGCGTATATATATTGAAAATAAAATGATTAGGCCAATGCATTATGCTACTATGATAGCTATGGTTGTTTTGTTGATATGTTTTGCCGTAGTAGATATCCCCCGTATGCACGAGGCACATAATGACGATATCGAACACTACAACTGTAGTCTTACCGCAACAGAGATAGCATTTGGGGAGCATTTGCGTAGTTATGCGGCACGTGCTAATGGTATTGTCCTTTCAAGATATTATATTTATGTCCCTAGAGAAATTGGTTGGTTGCCTGATTGGTCATTGCCAGTTAAACGCTTAAAACGCCCTGACGACATTTTAGCAGTAGTGGTTACTAAAGAGTTACAGTGGGATAAAGATAATGAACAGCGCTTTCGCAATGGTGAATTTGGTTTTGTTTGGTGCGAAACTATTTATGACCATGAAATTTTTGTACCTAAGAGTCGGGCGAAATTACACGGCTGTGCTCTATAGTACAAGCGAAGGTTTTAAGCTTTTATCTAGACATATAAGTGCTATATAATAATTCACCTTTAGTATTGATAAGTCCCCAACGAGGCGAATCCGCCATAGTCACTTTTGCAATGCCATCTTTAAATGGTTCAACGCGAGCATAACGTGGGGCAATGACGATTTTATCAGCAGCATTAGCAAAGCCCCAACGTTTGTTTCTGCGAATGGGATGTAAACCCGACAGATCTGGTTTTGGGGCTTTATGATTATAAACAATAGACGATGGATCGACAATATTACCGCTAGTATCAAGGATAAAATGTTTTCCGTTCTCCATCACTTCAGCTCTACCTTTTTTAAATGAAGAGAATGCATAGTTATAGCGTATA
This DNA window, taken from Deltaproteobacteria bacterium, encodes the following:
- a CDS encoding glycosyltransferase family 39 protein; translation: MKIIIKHNLNEWIMTKRAQWLIGILLCTLLTAHSLPLFDDGAQDVRYMNFAMHDEYLITYHVWNMVDQGSLYHGFRVYPGLYPYTVAAMRAIIGPDSLEFFHIIALRFLSLIISCFALLLTLWLFSRIKYGLWAALILSFWMAWHPETILWASRIHPDALLLLFNQASLAFLMLGAERRDDKYIKIAALLAGFSAGTKLFGFFIIVAMSIWLIFIYWHNRRHLIRLLLITSALFLAAFLVVNPYLFVDAAKVITGLLSQHKRNIHGTSSLWQWWPLLWGSRGFGIVGAFLVLFGIVDGIWKKDRTTIPVLIFVAVYSSYLFGAVRIDVSRYAIPMMWPLIFLGLRSMVRIYIENKMIRPMHYATMIAMVVLLICFAVVDIPRMHEAHNDDIEHYNCSLTATEIAFGEHLRSYAARANGIVLSRYYIYVPREIGWLPDWSLPVKRLKRPDDILAVVVTKELQWDKDNEQRFRNGEFGFVWCETIYDHEIFVPKSRAKLHGCAL